DNA from Ignavibacteriota bacterium:
ATCAATCAAAGCATCATCTGCTTGATTGCATCTTTTTCTTCTATTTTTAGCAATAGAAAATTTATTTTTAAAGTAATATTTTCTATCTTCAATTCTTTTAGTTGCTGCTCTATTATGTCTGCGATATGAATTTAAATTCAAATTTAAATTGAAATTTAATATTTGTTTATTTTCAAAATTCACATTAAACATACTTAAAATTAAAGCATCATTAGAATGTGATTTGACTATTTTTCTTTTAATTCTATCAAATTTAGTTTCATATCCAAAGAATTTGTATATGCAATACTTTTCTGCTAATTTCAAATATATTTTTGGCATCACTGAATTTAACATTCCAGATGCTTTAAAATCGTCTTCATTCAATTTAAAAATATTTGAAATCTTATTTTCATGAATCTTCTTATGACAAGATATACATACTGTAGCCAAATTTGAAGAAATATTAGTCCCACCAGCAGATCTAAATTTAATATGATGAACTTGAAGAGGAATATTCTGATTCTTACACTTTAAACAAGTATAATTATCTCTTTTTAAAATATAAGAAACTAAATTAACTTCTGATGCAGTTCCTTTTCCAGGCAAATTCTTATTTCCAGATAATAAATTTGTATCAAATTTTGCATATTCTAAATTAATAATTGATTTCTCTTCTTCTACATATTTAAATAAATATTTAATTACATTCAAATGAGTATTTAATAAGTAATTTCTAGTTGGATTTGCCTTATTCTTACTTCTATTTTTCCATCTAGGAAATCTAAATTTGCGATTTTTACAATTGCATCTGCGATTTTTTCTTCTAATATTTCTGTACATTTTTCTTTCAGTCATCAATTTAGTAATATCTGCTGTTCTTAATTTAACTTCACCTTTAAACAGCAATAATACTTTTGAAGATGACTCTTTTAATACACAGAAACCTATATTTGAATATCCAGTGTCAATTCCAATAAAATAAGCATATTCATCATTTGATTTTGAAGTTACTGGATAAGATAATTGAAGCAACATCAATTTTCGACAAATTAATTTTGCTTTATTCTTTTTCAACATCTTATTCATCCAATCTACT
Protein-coding regions in this window:
- a CDS encoding RRXRR domain-containing protein, with the translated sequence MIIFVKDSRNRVLSPTTKVDWMNKMLKKNKAKLICRKLMLLQLSYPVTSKSNDEYAYFIGIDTGYSNIGFCVLKESSSKVLLLFKGEVKLRTADITKLMTERKMYRNIRRKNRRCNCKNRKFRFPRWKNRSKNKANPTRNYLLNTHLNVIKYLFKYVEEEKSIINLEYAKFDTNLLSGNKNLPGKGTASEVNLVSYILKRDNYTCLKCKNQNIPLQVHHIKFRSAGGTNISSNLATVCISCHKKIHENKISNIFKLNEDDFKASGMLNSVMPKIYLKLAEKYCIYKFFGYETKFDRIKRKIVKSHSNDALILSMFNVNFENKQILNFNLNLNLNSYRRHNRAATKRIEDRKYYFKNKFSIAKNRRKRCNQADDALIDIRRIYLDAKLKVKSGKIIYNQRTKDKPFTPGDVISFKSKENYIITGFSSTQRKAFSDKYSFKIKEASNFKVRRNSGLTIL